ACGGACCTGGCGCTCGAGTGCCGGGTGGGCGGCCTGAGCGAGGAACTGGCCCGGGCGACGCTCTCGATCGCGTCAACGGGCACGGTGACCCTCGAATGCGCCCTGTGGCGGGTGCCGACGCTGGCGATCTACCAGGCCTCCTGGAGCACCTATCAAATCGCCCGGCGCATCATCCGGGTGCGGCATCTGGCCCTTCCCAATCTGCTGGCACCGGCGCCGGTCATGCCGGAGTTCCTCCAGACCCAGGCCACACCCGAAACCATTGCCGCCGAGGCGGGTCGCTTGCTGTGCGATGCGGACGCACGGCGCGCCATGCGCGAACGACTCGGCGACGTCGTGGCGCAGCTCGGCCCGCCCGGGGCCGTCGGCCGGGCCGCTGAAGCGATTCTGGGTCTGTTGCCGGCCGACCCTCGTGGACCGGCAGCCGGTCGGGATCGCCCACCAGAACTCAGGACCGGGTGATGGTCTCGTGCAGGTTGAAGATGACGCGCGCCACCGAGGTCCAGGCGGCCAGCTCGTCGCGGCGCAGATCCTCCGGAACCGGCCGGTTTCCGGTTGCCAGCAACTGTTCGGCGGCTCCCGCATCGGCCGAGTATTCCCGGGCGTGATCGGCCAGCAGGTTGCCGAGGATTCGGTACTCGTCGGGACGGGGCTGGCGCGACAGCGCCTCCCGGAAGGCGAACCTCAGGCGGTCCCGCACCGTGGTGCCGCCCTCGCGCAGGATGCGCTCCGCGAACACCCGGGCGGCCTCGACATAGGTGGGGTCGTTCAGCAGGACCAGCGCCTGCTGCGGCGAATTGGATCGAACCCGTTCGGCGGTGCACTCCTCCCGCGTCGGGGCATCGAAGGCCGCCAGACTCGGGTGCAGGAAGGTCCGTTGCCAGTGCGTGTACAGCCCCCGGCGATACTGGTTTTCGTCGCGGTCGGCTTCGTATTCGCGCTTCGGAAAGTTCAACTGCGAATAATACCCGGCCGGCTGGTACGGTTTGGAGCTGGGCCCTTCAAACTGGTGCACCAGCAGTCCGCTTGCCGACAGCGCCAGGTCCCGCACGAACTCCGCATCGATCCGGAACGCCGATTGCCGGGCCAGCCACCGGTTGTCCGGATCCACCTCGCGCAAGGCTTCGGTGCCGCGTGAACTCTGCCGGTACGTGGCCGAGGTGACCATCAGGCGCACCACGTGCTTGAGGTTCCATCCGCTGTCCCGCAGCTCGCACGCCAGCCAGTCGAGCAAGGCCGGATGCGACGGCCATTCCCCCTGCGCCCCGATGTCCTCGAGCTTCTTCGACAATCCCACCCCGAAGAACTGCTTCCACAACCGGTTCACCATCACCCGGGCGGTCAACGGGTTGTCCGGCGCGGTGATCCACTCCGCCAGGTCCCGTCGCGTGAGCCGCCGGTCCGTCACCCCCTGCTGCGGCAGAAAATGCGGCACCGCCGGCTTCACCACGTCCCCGCCGTCGTCCAGCCAGTTGCCGCGCCGCAGGATCCGTGTCTCCCTCGGTTCCGGAAGGGCCTCCGACACCAGCGTCCTTGGCATCGAAGCCAGCAGGCTCCTGAGGGATTCCTGCGCCTGGGTCAGCGCCGTGCGCGTCGGCTCCAGCAGGGGAGTGATCCCCGCGAAATGCGTCTTGAGGCGGGCTCGCTGTTCCTCAGTACGTTTCGCGGGAGGAACCTGGGCGGCCGCGACGATCTCCGGTGGCATCTGGTCCACGATCTGAAAGTAGAAGCCGCTGCCGCCCCCGGCATTGACCACTTTCATCAGCAACCCGTTCTCCCCGGCGCGAAGCCGCACCACCGGCTTCTCCTGGCCGGCGGCGGCCCCACGCTGGACCTTCTTCGCCAGCACTTCCTCGCCGTTCAGCCACACCCGCAGGGCATCGTCGCTGCCCAACGACAATTCGATGTCCTGTTCGACCGCAACCCGGAGGGTCCGGAAGACATAGGTCGCCGAGTTTTCGCCGTCGAGCGCCTGAATGGTGCCGTCCTTCCAATGCGACCGCGCCTTCCACTTCAGGGCGCCCCCGTCGAACTCCGCCTCGAGATCCACGCCCTGTTCCGGACCGAACTCCCGGTCGTAGGCCTCCTCGAAGCTGTCCGCCCCGAACGGACCCACCATGTGCCAGGGACCCAGCTCCACCCGGCCGTCCTTCGCCAGACTGCGTTCCCATTCGGACCGGGCTGCCACCAGTTCCGGCGTCTCGTCCGCCAAGGCGGCCTTCAACCGGGCGATCGTCCCCTCCAGGCGCGCCTGTTCGGCGGTTTGCGCCGCTGTGGGCAGACGCAGCATGGGACCCCAATCCCCGCCTCCAAACCCGCGTGCGTAAAAGCCCTGCTCATTCAGGTCGGCAAAGAACGCCGCAAAACTGTAGAAGTCCCGGGCGGTGAACGGATCGTACTTGTGGTCATGACATTCCGCGCACCCGAGCGTCACCCCGAGCCAGGCCGTGGCAGTGTTCCGCACGCGGTCGGCGGCGTACTTGGCGAGGTACTCGCGATCCTGGGCTCCGCCTTCGGCCGTGATCATCAGCAACCGGTTGTACGCCGAGGCCACCCGTTGATCCCGGGTCGCGTCAGGCAGCAGGTCCCCCGCCAGGTTTTCCAGCGTGAACCGGTCGAAGGGCATGTTGGCGTTGAATGCCCGGATCACATAATCCCGGTAGGGCCAGACGCTGAAGTCCTGGTCCCCGTGATACCCCACCGTGTCCGCGTAGCGCGCCAGATCGAGCCAGAACACCGCCATCCGCTCCCCGTAATGCGGCGATGCCAGCATCGCGTCCACGGCATGCCCATAGGCTTCGGGATCGTTCGACGCCGCAAAGGCCTCCACCTCCTTCGATCGCGGCGGCAGTCCCGTCAGATCCAGACTCAACCTCCGGTAAAGCGTCCGCCGATCCGCCTCCGCCGACCGGGCAAGCCCGCGCGATGCCAGTTCGGCGTCGATGAACCGGTCGATCGCCTCCGCACCCCAGGAACGCCCGGTCCCCCGGCCGGAGCCGTCTGGATCCTCAGCCCCCGGCACCTCCGGGCGCTTCAAGGGTTCATAGGCCCAGTGCCCCTCGTACCCGGCACCGCTTCGGATCCACTCCTCCAAGGTCGCCTTCTGGGCCTCGGTCAGCGGCTTCTTCAAATCCGGCGGCGGCATGATGTCCTCCGGATCGTCGCTCCGGACCCGCTCCATCAGCGTGCTCCGGTCGGGATGCCCCGCCACCACGGCCGCGCGACCCCGGCGCAGCGCCAAGGCCCCCTCCCGCGTGTCCAGCCGCAGGCCCGCCTTCCGCGTCGAGGCGTCCGGCCCGTGACAGTGGAAGCAGTGATCCGACAGGATTGGCCGGATGTCCCGGTTGAATCGCAGTTCTTCCGCCCTGCTCTCCGGCACCGCCAGCCATAGCATTGCCGCCATCATCGGACCCACTCCGGTCCAGCCTGGATCACGCTCGCGCCGCTTCATTGGATTCCCGGCATCATCCGGGAGCGGCGCCTCGATGCAAGCTGCGACCGGCCGTCGGACGGGGTCATCCTCCGGGGCCCGCCGGCCGGCCTCGTCCCTTGTCTGCCGTAACGTGCGTGGTAGTGTGGCGCCGTGACCTTCGACGCACCCGCCACTATCTCCGAGCGCCGCCCGCTGAAGATGGTGACCTGCGGCGGGTGTGCCGCCAAGGTGTTCATCCCGGCCGATCTTCCCCCCCTCGAATTCACCCCCTGCGGCAAGTGCGGGCATCCCCTGATGATGCCGCTCAAAATGCGGCAGCTCGAACTCCGCGCCCCCATCGCCTCGGGCGGCATGGGCACCGTCTATCGCGCCTTCGACGAGATGCTGCTCCGCGAGGTGGCGGTGAAGCTGATGCGCCGCGAGTTGCTCAACGACCGGGAGGCGGTCGAGGCTTTCCAGCGGGAAGCCCGGGCCTGCGGCGCCCTCAACCACACCAACATCATCCACATCTACGAGTTCGATCAGATCAACGGCCAGCTCTACATGGTCATGGAACTGGCCGACCGCGGCAGCCTCGACAGCCGCATCGAGAAGGAACAGCGCATCCCCGAACTCGATATCCTGGATACCGGCATCAAGGTCGCCGGCGCCCTCGACGCGGCCCTCAAGAAGAACCTCCTCCACCGCGACATCAAGCCGGGCAACATCCTCTTCAATGCCGACGGGGAACCCAAACTGGTGGACTTCGGACTCGCCCGTCCTGCCCAGCACGACGGCGTGGACGAATCGTCCCTCTGGGCCACCCCGTACTACGTCGCTCCCGAAAAGGTGAAGCGCGAACAGGAGACGTTCTCCTCCGACCTCTACAGCCTGGCCGGGGCCCTCTACCACGCCCTGACCGGACACGTCCCCTTCGAGGCCCCCACCGTCGAGGAACTCATCGCCGCCCATATCCACACCCCGCTCACCCCCCCCAACCACGTGCGGCCGGATATTTCCCAGCCCACCAGCGACGCCCTCTGGCAGGCCATGGCCAAGAACCCCGCCGACCGGTTCCAGAGTTACGACGGGTTCATCATGGCCCTCACCGCCGCCCGCAGCCAGCTCCTCGTCTCCCTCTTCCGCCCGGGAGAGGCCGCCCCAACCCCCGGCGGCCGCATGCGCAAGTGGCTTGGGCGCTAAGCCGTCTCTTCCATCCCCGCACCGCACCTCCCCCGCGTTCCGCCCGTCAGCCTTCGCGCCAGCCGGATCGCCGCCCGCATGCTCGATGCCTCCGCCACGCCCCGGCCGGCAACATCGTAGGCCGTCCCGTGGTCCGGCGAAGTCCGCACAAACGGCAGGCCGAGCGTCCAGTTCACCCCGCTCGCAAACGCCACCAGCTTCAACGGCGCCAATCCCTGGTCATGGTACATGGCCACCACCACGTCGTATTCCCCGCGCCAGGCCTCATGAAAGACCGTGTCCCCCGCGCGCGGCCCAACCACCTCCCAGCCCGCCGTCCGCGCCCGCTCGATCGCCGGCACCAGCACCCGCCCCTCCTCGTCCCCCAGCATTCCCCCCTCGCCCGCGTGCGGATTGAGACCGCACACCGCAATCCGTGCCCGCCCCAAGCCCAGCCGCCCGCAGGCCTCGACGGAATGGCGGATCGCCCGGAACACCCCTTCGGTCGTCACCGCCTCGGCCACCTGCCGCAGCGGCACATGCGTCGTCGCCAGCGACACCCTCAGCCACCGTCCCCCGGGATCATCGCCCAGCAGCAGCATGGTCACCTCAACCCCGCCCGCCAATCCCGCCAGGTGCTCGGTTTGCCCGACAAAGGCATGTCCTGTCCGGAGGATGGCTTCCTTGCTCACCGGCGCCGTCACCAACCCTCCGAACCCACCGGACAGGCAGCCCGCGGCGGCGGCATTCAGGTAATCCAGTGCCGCCTCCGCCGCCATCGGCGAACCCGGCTCCATGAGGTCCGGCAGCGGTTCGGACCTCGGATCGACGACCCTCACCGCAGCCGCTTCATCGACCTCGCCCGCCAGATTCAACCCAATCCCCAGCCGCCGGTTCCACGCCTCCAATTGGGTCCGGTCCCCCACCAGCACGTACCGCGTCGTCTCCCCGGTCTCCAACTCGGCCGCCACCGCTTTGAGGGTCACTTCCGGCCCGATCCCGCTCGGATCTCCACACGCAATCGCCAACGGCTGCCGCATCGCCCCGGACCCTACCGCCCCACCCCCGCCGTTGCACCCTTTCGCTTTCCTCAGAATCGGATTCGTAATCTTAATCGTAATCTTAATCTTGAGCTCGCTTCACCTTTCGGAGGGACGGGCTCCACGAGGCCGCAACGGTGTGGAGCGTTGGGTTGAGGACTCGCGGAGCTCGTCCCTCCGATTCGCTGGCTCGGTACCGACAACTTGGGGATGCACCGCCCTCTGAATCGGATTCGTAATCGTAATCGTAATCTCGCTTCACTCCGGAGGGACGAGCTCTTCAGGGTCGAACATGCCGGTGCCCTTTTCGAGGACGAGTACGCGTCCGATGCCAGGGCAAATGCCGGAGCAGGTCCGCAATCCATTGCTCCACTCCCCTGCGGCCTCGTGGAACCCGGCCCTCCGAATTCACCACCCCGCTTTCGCCTCTCAGATCCCCTGCGCCACCAGCGGGACATCAATACTCGGATACTTCGGGTGGTTGGTTTCGATCACCAGACGTGCCCCCAGCGGCGCGGGAGGCAGGCTCCATCCCGACGGCAGGGTCATCTGCACCACGTAACTGTTGGTTCCGCCTCCCCGCTGCACCTGGGGTTGGGTGAACACCGGGCCGCCTTCCAGCACCGCCCCGGTGATCGCGAAGTCAGGCATCCCGTCCAGACAACGCACCAGCACCTGGTGATGCCGGTCCGTGGCCAGCATCCCTCCCGGGACCACCACCCGCGGCGGCACCACCGTCACCGCCCGTTCCACCAACACCCGCGCCGCCAGCGCCAGCGACTCCGGCCAGCCCTCGGGCACCGGCGTCTGCAACTGGACGAACAGCGCCGTCTGCTGCAACCCGGTTCCCAGCGCACGGTCGGTGCCGACCTCGACGTCGTATTCCCGCCCGGGCAACACCTCGTTCAGCCGGGCCGTGAACCCTGGCGTCTGCGGATGCACCGACACCACACCCACGTCCTCCGCGAACGACAGCCGCATCACCCCCTGGGTCGCACTCTGCTGCGGATCCACCCGGCCGAGATCCAGGATGGGCGGCGTGATCGTCAGCGGTTTCCATGACCGCCCCGTCACCCGCACCGGCACACTGGGAACCCGCGCATCGCTGTGAATCGTGAGGGTCTCCTCGAACTCCCCTTCGTCCCGCGGCATCACCAGCATCAGGTCCAGCAGTCCGGCCCCCCCCGGCGGCACCGGTGTCCGTAATCCCCGCAGCACCCGTCCCCCGGCTGGCAGGCTCACCCGCTGCACCATCAGGGGCGCCTGACCGGGATTCGTGAAGGAAATCGTCACCGGCCGCTGCGTCCCCGCGAAGGCCCGGCCCAGGTCCACCACCTCCGTTCCCAAC
The Verrucomicrobiia bacterium DNA segment above includes these coding regions:
- a CDS encoding PSD1 domain-containing protein — encoded protein: MKRRERDPGWTGVGPMMAAMLWLAVPESRAEELRFNRDIRPILSDHCFHCHGPDASTRKAGLRLDTREGALALRRGRAAVVAGHPDRSTLMERVRSDDPEDIMPPPDLKKPLTEAQKATLEEWIRSGAGYEGHWAYEPLKRPEVPGAEDPDGSGRGTGRSWGAEAIDRFIDAELASRGLARSAEADRRTLYRRLSLDLTGLPPRSKEVEAFAASNDPEAYGHAVDAMLASPHYGERMAVFWLDLARYADTVGYHGDQDFSVWPYRDYVIRAFNANMPFDRFTLENLAGDLLPDATRDQRVASAYNRLLMITAEGGAQDREYLAKYAADRVRNTATAWLGVTLGCAECHDHKYDPFTARDFYSFAAFFADLNEQGFYARGFGGGDWGPMLRLPTAAQTAEQARLEGTIARLKAALADETPELVAARSEWERSLAKDGRVELGPWHMVGPFGADSFEEAYDREFGPEQGVDLEAEFDGGALKWKARSHWKDGTIQALDGENSATYVFRTLRVAVEQDIELSLGSDDALRVWLNGEEVLAKKVQRGAAAGQEKPVVRLRAGENGLLMKVVNAGGGSGFYFQIVDQMPPEIVAAAQVPPAKRTEEQRARLKTHFAGITPLLEPTRTALTQAQESLRSLLASMPRTLVSEALPEPRETRILRRGNWLDDGGDVVKPAVPHFLPQQGVTDRRLTRRDLAEWITAPDNPLTARVMVNRLWKQFFGVGLSKKLEDIGAQGEWPSHPALLDWLACELRDSGWNLKHVVRLMVTSATYRQSSRGTEALREVDPDNRWLARQSAFRIDAEFVRDLALSASGLLVHQFEGPSSKPYQPAGYYSQLNFPKREYEADRDENQYRRGLYTHWQRTFLHPSLAAFDAPTREECTAERVRSNSPQQALVLLNDPTYVEAARVFAERILREGGTTVRDRLRFAFREALSRQPRPDEYRILGNLLADHAREYSADAGAAEQLLATGNRPVPEDLRRDELAAWTSVARVIFNLHETITRS
- a CDS encoding serine/threonine protein kinase, which produces MVTCGGCAAKVFIPADLPPLEFTPCGKCGHPLMMPLKMRQLELRAPIASGGMGTVYRAFDEMLLREVAVKLMRRELLNDREAVEAFQREARACGALNHTNIIHIYEFDQINGQLYMVMELADRGSLDSRIEKEQRIPELDILDTGIKVAGALDAALKKNLLHRDIKPGNILFNADGEPKLVDFGLARPAQHDGVDESSLWATPYYVAPEKVKREQETFSSDLYSLAGALYHALTGHVPFEAPTVEELIAAHIHTPLTPPNHVRPDISQPTSDALWQAMAKNPADRFQSYDGFIMALTAARSQLLVSLFRPGEAAPTPGGRMRKWLGR
- the pdxA gene encoding 4-hydroxythreonine-4-phosphate dehydrogenase PdxA; this translates as MRQPLAIACGDPSGIGPEVTLKAVAAELETGETTRYVLVGDRTQLEAWNRRLGIGLNLAGEVDEAAAVRVVDPRSEPLPDLMEPGSPMAAEAALDYLNAAAAGCLSGGFGGLVTAPVSKEAILRTGHAFVGQTEHLAGLAGGVEVTMLLLGDDPGGRWLRVSLATTHVPLRQVAEAVTTEGVFRAIRHSVEACGRLGLGRARIAVCGLNPHAGEGGMLGDEEGRVLVPAIERARTAGWEVVGPRAGDTVFHEAWRGEYDVVVAMYHDQGLAPLKLVAFASGVNWTLGLPFVRTSPDHGTAYDVAGRGVAEASSMRAAIRLARRLTGGTRGRCGAGMEETA